A region from the Triticum aestivum cultivar Chinese Spring chromosome 3D, IWGSC CS RefSeq v2.1, whole genome shotgun sequence genome encodes:
- the LOC123074987 gene encoding WUSCHEL-related homeobox 9 translates to MEALSGRVGVKCGRWNPTAEQVKVLTELFRAGLRTPSTEQIQRISTHLSAFGKVESKNVFYWFQNHKARERHHHKKRRRVASCSPDSSSNDEETGRAAAAEPADLVLQPPESKREARGYNHHPRIMTCYVREVAEQEEATTWERPTREVETLELFPLKAACYDLELEADRFSRYVRSGEQQCREISFFDVATGRDPPLELRLCSFDRYLV, encoded by the exons ATGGAGGCGCTGAGCGGGCGGGTGGGAGTGAAGTGCGGGCGGTGGAACCCGACGGCGGAGCAGGTGAAGGTGCTGACGGAGCTGTTCCGGGCGGGGCTGCGGACGCCGAGCACCGAGCAGATCCAGCGGATCTCCACCCACCTCAGCGCCTTCGGCAAGGTGGAGAGCAAGAACGTCTTCTACTGGTTCCAGAACCACAAGGCCCGCGAGCGCCACCACCACAAGAAGCGCCGCCGCGTCGCATCCTGCTCCCCCGACAGCAGCAGCAACGATGAAGAGACcggccgtgccgccgccgccgagcccgccgACCTCGTGCTCCAGCCTCCCGAGAGCAAGCGGGAGGCCAGAGGCTACAACCACCACCCCCGGATCATGACAT GCTATGTGAGGGAGGTGGCGGAGCAGGAAGAGGCGACGACGTGGGAGCGGCCGACGAGGGAAGTGGAGACGCTGGAGCTGTTCCCGCTCAAAGCAGCCTGCTACGACCTGGAGCTGGAGGCGGACAGGTTCAGCCGGTATGTGAGGAGCGGCGAGCAACAGTGCAGGGAGATCTCCTTCTTCGACGTGGCCACCGGACGGGATCCGCCGCTGGAGCTCAGGCTCTGCAGCTTCGATCGGTATCTGGTCTAG